TCGATGCAAATGCTGGAAGCTCATAAGGAGCAAAGGTGAGCTTGCACGCACTCGCAGCTCCGTCGCTGCTTCCAACAAAGGcaggaaaaaggaggaaggacCCCTGGGCGTGCGAGGGCAGCGGTTACCAGTGCGCTCCGGGGCGGACACCGCCTAGGCCCCGTTCCCCCTTCGCGGCACGCAAAGGCCCCCCCTCCCACGGGCCCTCGCCGCCGGAGGAGTCCCCTGGGGGGAGCCTCGtgccctccgccccgccccggccccggggcacaccctccccgcgccccgccagCCGCCCCGGGACAGAGGGGACTCGGCCAGCGGCCAGGTGGAGGGGGCGAGAGGGAAAGGAGGGTCAGAGGCCTCTGAGCGAGCCAGAGCCCGGGTCACTGGAAAAGAAAAACGAGTTTACAATTTCAAGTCtagtggagaaagagagaaagaaagagagaaagaagaaaggaaagaaaaagaaaaaataagaaagaaaagaaaaaaagaaaagaaaagaaaagaaaagaaaagaaaagaaaagaaagaaagaaagaaagaaagaaagaaagaaagaaagaaagaaagaaagaaagaaagaaagaaaagaaaaggaggaggagggaaggaaggaaggaaggaggaaggaaggaaggaaggaaggaaggaaggaacgagaggagaggggagaggagagaagaggggagaagaggggaggggaaggaagaggagaggagaggaggagagggggagaggagggggagagacggggcgagggaggggaggggggaggagggaagaggaggggagggggagacggGGGAGGCGTGTAGCAGGATAGGGGAGGATGCGCAGAAGAGCAGCATGGGAGGGTGCCCGGCGTGTGGCTCCCATAAAGGGTCCCGGGAGTGCCCGGCGCTGTCCTCGCGGGTTGGGGAAGCTGCCGTCGGGGCCGCCGGGGCTTTGCTTTCGGACGCCGCGGGTTCGGGACCCGGGGAAGCGGGCACCGCGCGGGGGTTGGGGAGCCGCGGACCGGAGCGGcgaccccctccccctccccgcccggtGCGCGGCCCGTAGCGCCtccgcggggccccggggcgggccGGCTCACACCtgggcgcgcgggcgggcggggcgcggggcggggcgcagggggcgggcggggcgcgcaCCTCGGAGCCGCTCGGCCGCGGCGCGCGGGCCTCCCAttggcggcgggcggcgggcggcgggcgtgGGGCGGCGGGCGTGGGGCGGGCCGGGCCGACCCAAAACAAACAACctgcgcggggcgggcggcctgGGGCGCGCCCTGCGGGAGCCGCGCCGCCCGGgccagcgccccctccccctccccgccccccccccccgccgcccgcgcccaggccccgcccccccggcggCCGCGGGGTTATATTGCGCCGGGGCGAGGTGCGGGCGGGACGCAgagcggcgggcgggcgcggaCATGCGGCCTGGCTCGGCCGGGCCGGGAGGGCGGCTGCGGGCGCCGCGGCCTCGCGGACGGGGCTGGGCGGGCGCTCGGCGCTGAGGGCGGCGCGACCCCgggcggcccccgcggccccgcgtgGATGGCGGACGCTGCCGGCCGCTGCTCGCCGCACCGAGTCCCGGGGCCCGCTCGGCCCCgagcccgcgcgccccgccccgcccgtccCGCTCCCCGCCCCTGCTAGCTCGCCAGTCGGCGGCGGCCCCCGAGCCGGCCCGGGCGGaagcggcggcgcggcggcgagCGCGGGGCTCCCGGAGAGGCGCGGCAGGCCGGGCGCGGCGCGGGCATGAAGCTGCAGGACGAGGCGGGCGGCGCGCGGGGGGCCGCGGGCGGCGACGACTCCCTGGGCTCGGACGGCGACTGCGCGGCCAACAgcccggcggcgggcggcggggggcgcggcgcggcggagggcgcgggggagggcgcggcggcggggcgcgcggagggcgcgggggccgcgggggccgcggggggcgcgggggccggcgAGGGCGCGCGCCCCAAGCCGTACACGCGGCGGCCCAAGCCGCCCTACTCGTACATCGCGCTCATCGCCATGGCCATCCGCGACTCGGCCGGGGGCCGCCTGACGCTGGCCGAGATCAACGAGTACCTCATGGGCAAGTTCCCCTTCTTCCGCGGCAGCTACACGGGCTGGCGCAACTCGGTGCGCCACAACCTGTCGCTCAACGACTGCTTCGTCAAGGTGCTGCGCGACCCCTCGCGGCCCTGGGGCAAGGACAACTACTGGATGCTCAACCCCAACAGCGAGTACACCTTCGCCGACGGGGTCTTCCGCCGCCGCCGCAAGCGCCTGGGCCACCGCGCGGGGGGCCCCGCGGCCGGACCGCGGCCCGACGACGCGGCGGCCCAGCCCCCCGCGGCCCAGCCGCCCGCGGCCCAGCCCGCGCCCCGCCTCGCCCGGCCGCCGGGAGGGGCGCGCCAGCCCCGCGGGCAGGTTCTCCAGCTCGTTCGCCATCGACAGCATCCTCAGCAAGCCGTTCCGCAGCCGCCGCGCCGCGGACGCGGGCCCCGGGGCGCACCTGCCGTGGGCCGCCTCGCCCTGCGCGCCGCTGCCCGCCTGCCCCGCGCTGCTCCCGGGCGCCTCGGGCGCGGCCCTGCTGCCGCTGTGCGCCTACGGGGGCCGCCGAGCGCGCGCTGCTGGGCCCCGACGCGCCGCCCCCGCTGCTCGCGCCCCTCGCCAAGGGGCCGCGCGGCCCCGCGCACCTGTACTGCCCCCTGCggccgcccgcggccccgccccgc
The Canis lupus dingo isolate Sandy chromosome 35, ASM325472v2, whole genome shotgun sequence genome window above contains:
- the FOXQ1 gene encoding LOW QUALITY PROTEIN: forkhead box protein Q1 (The sequence of the model RefSeq protein was modified relative to this genomic sequence to represent the inferred CDS: deleted 2 bases in 2 codons), whose product is MKLQDEAGGARGAAGGDDSLGSDGDCAANSPAAGGGGRGAAEGAGEGAAAGRAEGAGAAGAAGGAGAGEGARPKPYTRRPKPPYSYIALIAMAIRDSAGGRLTLAEINEYLMGKFPFFRGSYTGWRNSVRHNLSLNDCFVKVLRDPSRPWGKDNYWMLNPNSEYTFADGVFRRRRKRLGHRAGGPAAGPRPDDAAAQPPAAQPPAPSPRPASPGRREGRASPAGRFSSSFAIDSILSKPFRSRRAADAGPGAHLPWAASPCAPLPACPALLPGASGAALLPLCAYGAAERALLGPDAPPPLLAPLAKGPRGPAHLYCPLRPPAAPPRGPGPHLHLPFPAETLLA